A DNA window from Zingiber officinale cultivar Zhangliang chromosome 3A, Zo_v1.1, whole genome shotgun sequence contains the following coding sequences:
- the LOC122050308 gene encoding ribonucleoside-diphosphate reductase small chain-like, which produces MEAAALAVIGGEPRTAEQRWRSTGIRSGSASVLTGAASTKLTAGRAAATKLSAGEHDFAFCHVIENLAARFCREVTLLEARNFYTFQMMIEGIHSKILLRSKLSEERVRSIVADAVDIEREFVCDSLPVALIGMNSELMSQYIKFVADHLLRALGYENMYKVSNPFDWMELISLQGKTNFFEMLTMSSSWMRIFKM; this is translated from the exons ATGGAAGCGGCGGCTTTGGCTGTTATCGGCGGGGAACCGAGAACAGCCGAGCAACGCTGGCGGAGCACAGGAATCCGCAGTGGCAGCGCTAGCGTACTAACTGGAGCGGCATCAACGAAGCTTACGGCAGGGAGAGCAGCAGCGACGAAGCTCTCGGCTGGAGAGCA cgatttcgccttttgccacgtgATAGAGAACCTTGCCGCTCGGTTCTGTCGAGAGGTGACACTCCTCGAGGCCCGCAACTTCTACACCTTCCAGATGATGATTGAGGGCATTCACTCTAAGAT CCTCCTTCGTAGTAAGCTCTCAGAGGAAAGAGTGCGGTCTATTGTTGCCGACGCTGTTGATATTGAGCGGGAATTTGTCTGTGATTCCCTTCCTGTTGCCCTTATTGGGATGAATAGTGAACTCATGAGCCAGTACATTAAGTTCGTTGCAGATCATCTTCTAAGGGCTTTAGGGTATGAAAATATGTACAAGGTAAGCAATCCTTTTGACTGGATGGAGCTCATCTCGCTGCAAGGAAAGACCAACTTTTTTGAGATGCTAACCATGAGTTCAAGCTGGATGAGGATTTTTAAGATGTAG
- the LOC122053638 gene encoding uncharacterized protein LOC122053638: protein MELTAEVAVTAATNVQVLNRKLELDRVYSKLGEKITRIFRDYMTKVTEFEELADVGKRFLTGFHRVTAMFRTVELQKTSNNISRIIDANWNEHMKTYVEAGCKQQSQSVQNMYN, encoded by the exons ATGGAATTGACTGCTGAAGTAGCTGTTACTGCTGCCACTAATGTTCAG GTTTTAAATAGGAAACTGGAGCTAGATCGAGTTTATTCTAAATTAGGTGAAAAGATTACCAGAATCTTTAGAGACTACATGACAAA GGTTACCGAGTTTGAGGAGCTAGCTGATGTGGGGAAGAGGTTTCTTACTGGATTTCACAGGGTAACAG CAATGTTTAGGACAGTTGAACTTCAGAAGACTTCAAACAACATCAGTAGGATAATTGATGCTAACTGGAATGAACATATGAAAACTTATGTTGAAGCAGGGTGCAAACAACAGTCACAAAGTGTTCAAAATATGTATAATT AA